From the Thunnus albacares chromosome 24, fThuAlb1.1, whole genome shotgun sequence genome, one window contains:
- the c24h7orf57 gene encoding uncharacterized protein C7orf57 homolog — MSSAEMTAAVPNHRRTKPGGIKPGAASSGVTGPTSQIPGLSQTADQVTPVERISGRRVGIFESDSDYVKLAKGGGHKGLLSHDADVEDKPLKPYNPPNWFGGDESKSGIKATSPDGEMKRGMQALTAPFGTDNGSSWERETDRFSPDKEKMSPDGVACQIEGMSMTSKYKRTSFDKKAPPVSMSKLLSHGYVEEKKKSPNDDDASSVTSEQTSTIAMEDVDDLE; from the exons ATGTCTTCAGCTGAAATGACTGCTGCTGTACCCAACCATCGAAGGACCAAGCCTGGAG GCATAAAGCCTGGAGCTGCATCCAGCGGCGTGACTGGACCGACCTCCCAGATCCCAGGTCTGTCCCAGACCGCCGACCAAGTCACTCCAGTGGAGAGGATCAGTGGACGACGGGTTGGGATATTTGAGTCAGACTCGGACTACGTCAAGCTCGCTAAGGGGGGTGGGCATAAAG GGCTGTTGAGTCATGATGCTGATGTTGAGGACAAACCACTGAAACCCTACAATCCACCCAACTGGTTTGGAGGTGATGAGTCAAAGAG CGGAATCAAAGCAACATCTCCCGACGGTGAGATGAAGCGGGGCATGCAGGCTCTGACTGCACCGTTTGGCACTGATAACGGTTCGTCCTGGGAAAGAGAGACTGATAGATTTTCCCCTGATAAAGAGAAG ATGTCCCCTGATGGCGTTGCCTGTCAGATTGAGGGCATGTCCATGACCAGCAAATACAAGAGAAC GTCTTTTGATAAGAAGGCTCCCCCAGTCAGCATGTCCAAACTGCTGAGTCATGGCTatgtggaggagaagaagaagtctCCCAATGACGACGATGCCTCAA GTGTGACCTCAGAACAGACCAGCACCATCGCGATGGAGGATGTGGACGATCTGGAGTAG